In Cololabis saira isolate AMF1-May2022 chromosome 14, fColSai1.1, whole genome shotgun sequence, a single genomic region encodes these proteins:
- the mrps31 gene encoding 28S ribosomal protein S31, mitochondrial: MFRVLSRTSCLTRNSAAGIYESSALSPKCDKVSRALNGRGVNAFSTHSARLCEKKDQVVTSNQDENINAGEEDKQQKMVEQKEEAVVVKADDRGATQQQSPQVVAATPTELKSDGAKSGKETLLGLLGAMKVEVTNKRKLKDLKTKQHFESATQFTSKPQKMESTISMFQKAAAEASSQSETLEPTLVAAASAAAATLPNQKRAESELLRQLRQRKALTEAQKKGDLNNLGDIIADMKVGKKASRQSAGGANQIQFDEDGRGYSYSRGITSELAGVRRRRNLLSTKRLNIFSPPAEEDGGESAVAKPTLWDVDFTNQLVQVTNHKPRNGFEEMIQWTKEGKLWQYPINNEAGLEEEVKVPFHEHIFLEKHLEEGFPRQGPVRHFMELVVAGLCKNPYLTVQQKKEHISWFRDYFHQKEEVLNEADVYLN; encoded by the exons ATGTTTCGCGTTTTATCCCGCACTTCGTGTCTGACACGCAACTCTGCAGCTGGTATCTACGAGTCGTCTGCTTTATCACCTAAATGTGACAAGGTTTCCAG GGCTTTAAATGGACGTGGAGTTAATGCTTTCAGCACACATTCTGCTAGACTCTGTGAAAAGAAAGACCAGGTTGTCACCTCTAACCAAGATGAGAACATAAATGCCGGTGAAGAAGATAAGCAGCAAAAGATGGTTGAACAGAAGGAGGAAGCAGTGGTGGTGAAGGCTGATGACCGAGGTGCCACGCAACAGCAAAGTCCACAGGTTGTGGCTGCAACACCAACAGAACTCAAGAGCGATGGAGCAAAGAGTGGCAAAGAGACTCTCCTGGGTCTGCTCGGAGCCATGAAAGTTGAAGTCACTAATAAAAGGAAGCTCAAAGATTTGAAGACGAAGCAACATTTTGAGTCAGCTACGCAATTTACGTCCAAGCCACAAAAAATGGAGAGTACCATCAGTATGTttcaaaaagcagcagcagaagcttCTTCACAAAG TGAGACGCTGGAACCCACTTTGGTTGCAGCGGCTTCTGCCGCCGCCGCCACTCTTCCTAACCAGAAGCGGGCAGAGTCCGAGCTGCTCAGGCAGCTGAGGCAGCGCAAAGCTCTCACTGAGGCTCAGAAGAAAGGCGACTTGAACAACCTGGG TGATATTATTGCTGACATGAAAGTTGGAAAGAAAGCCAGCCGCCAGAGTGCCGGGGGTGCAAATCAGATCCAGTTTGATGAGGATGGGCGAGGGTACAGCTACAGCAGAGGAATCACCAGTGAGCTGGCTGGTGTCCGCAGACG GAGGAATCTCCTCTCTACAAAAAGACTCAACATCTTTTCCCCCCCTGCTGAAGAAGATGGAGGTGAATCGGCAGTTG CTAAGCCGACTCTGTGGGACGTTGATTTTACAAATCAGCTGGTGCAAGTGACCAACCACAAGCCCCGCAACGGGTTTGAGGAAATGATCCAGTGGACCAAAGAGGGGAAGCTGTGGCAGTATCCCATCAACAACGAGGCTG GCCTGGAGGAGGAAGTTAAAGTTCCGTTCCATGAGCACATCTTCTTGGAGAAGCACTTGGAGGAGGGCTTCCCTCGTCAGGGACCGGTCCGTCACTTCATGGAGCTCGTGGTGGCCGGTCTGTGCAAAAACCCCTACCTGACCGTGCAGCAGAAGAAGGAGCACATTTCCTGGTTCAGGGACTACTTCCATCAGAAAGAGGAAGTCCTTAATGAGGCTGATGTTTACCTCAACTGA